The following coding sequences are from one Chloroflexota bacterium window:
- a CDS encoding inositol-3-phosphate synthase, with protein MSTQQNSAEKVIHKFGGQTALAHLIGKRQSTVQHWAKTGRVPAHWHETLMSLARGKGIALEAKDFLPSNAPEIAPADGRLGVLLVGLGAVSSTLIAGVEHVRRGMGQPVGSITQMSTVRVGKRTEGNSPMVKGLVPLASLDQLVFGAWDPIPDNAYEAALKAGVLNQYEDIEPIADFLKGIEPMPAAFDSDYVKRISGANVKTGDTKLDLVELIREDIRNFKKANRCNRVVIIYAASTEKFITESEVHQDIEHFLGGLQENDENIAPSMLYAYAAMLEGVPFINGSPSLSVDVPVIERLAVENGVPIGGKDFKTGQTLVKTVLGPMLKARMLGIEGWFSTNILGNRDGEVLDEPENFRTKEESKLGVLEYILQPELYPELYGDAYHKVRINYYPPRGDNKEGWDNIDIFAWLGRRMQIKVNFLCSDSILAAPLVLDLALFIDLAKRAGMGGIQEWLSFYFKSPHHARNLYPEHDLFIQQTKLKNTLRWMAGEEQITHLGMDYYVEAEAVP; from the coding sequence ATGAGTACACAACAGAACTCCGCAGAAAAGGTCATTCACAAGTTTGGCGGGCAGACCGCCCTTGCACACCTCATCGGGAAGCGGCAGAGCACGGTGCAGCACTGGGCCAAGACCGGCCGCGTGCCGGCCCACTGGCACGAGACGCTCATGTCGCTGGCCCGAGGGAAGGGCATCGCGCTGGAGGCCAAGGACTTCCTGCCGTCCAATGCGCCGGAGATTGCGCCGGCGGACGGTCGCCTCGGCGTGCTGCTCGTGGGTCTCGGCGCCGTGTCGTCGACGCTCATCGCGGGCGTGGAGCACGTGCGGCGCGGCATGGGCCAGCCGGTCGGGTCGATCACGCAGATGTCGACCGTCCGCGTGGGGAAGCGCACGGAGGGCAACTCCCCGATGGTGAAGGGCCTGGTGCCGCTGGCGAGCCTCGACCAGCTGGTCTTCGGGGCGTGGGACCCGATCCCGGACAACGCCTACGAGGCGGCGCTCAAGGCGGGTGTGCTGAACCAGTACGAGGACATCGAGCCCATCGCCGACTTCCTGAAGGGCATCGAGCCGATGCCCGCCGCGTTCGATAGCGACTACGTCAAGCGCATTTCCGGCGCTAACGTGAAGACCGGGGACACGAAGCTCGACCTCGTGGAGCTAATCCGCGAGGACATTCGCAACTTCAAGAAGGCGAACCGCTGCAACCGCGTCGTCATCATCTACGCCGCGTCCACCGAGAAGTTCATCACCGAGTCTGAGGTGCACCAGGACATCGAGCACTTCCTGGGCGGGCTGCAGGAGAACGATGAGAACATCGCGCCCTCGATGCTGTACGCCTACGCGGCGATGCTGGAGGGCGTGCCCTTCATAAACGGCAGCCCGAGCCTCTCGGTGGACGTGCCGGTCATCGAGCGGCTGGCGGTCGAGAACGGAGTGCCGATTGGCGGGAAGGACTTCAAGACGGGGCAGACGCTGGTCAAGACGGTGCTGGGCCCGATGCTGAAGGCGCGCATGCTGGGCATAGAGGGCTGGTTCTCGACCAACATCCTCGGCAACCGCGACGGCGAGGTGCTGGATGAGCCGGAGAACTTCCGCACCAAGGAGGAGTCAAAGCTGGGGGTGCTGGAGTACATCCTGCAGCCGGAGCTGTACCCGGAGCTCTACGGCGACGCGTACCACAAGGTGCGGATCAACTACTACCCGCCCCGCGGCGACAACAAGGAGGGGTGGGACAACATCGACATCTTCGCGTGGCTGGGGCGCCGGATGCAGATCAAGGTGAACTTCCTGTGCTCGGACTCGATTCTCGCGGCGCCGCTGGTGCTGGACCTGGCGCTCTTCATCGACCTGGCCAAGCGGGCGGGCATGGGCGGCATCCAGGAGTGGCTCTCGTTCTACTTCAAGAGCCCGCACCACGCCCGCAACCTGTACCCGGAGCACGATCTTTTCATCCAGCAGACCAAGCTGAAGAACACGCTTCGCTGGATGGCCGGGGAGGAGCAGATCACGCACCTGGGCATGGACTACTACGTGGAGGCGGAGGCGGTTCCGTAG